One window from the genome of Paraclostridium sordellii encodes:
- a CDS encoding type IA DNA topoisomerase: protein MKLILAEKPSVAKTIASFLGAKTKHDGYFEGNNYIVTYAVGHLVSLYDVKDYDKAYAGSWKSENFPFIPDKFRFKVDSSKTKQFNIVKSLIHRDDVDEIINATDNDREGELIAFLIFLTAKNKKPIKRILVNEWTPEDIKRGLSNLKTDEQMRNLQAAGYTRLVTDWLIGINFTSMTTLKYGNGKLLNIGRVILPTVKLVYDRDMEISNFIPKTYFEIEGNFKCDNGNYKGKYIKGKESKFDSVDDANKVIESITSDKGVIKEKKVSNSKEYAPKLFSLTSLQGYITSKHSNFTSDKVLKVCQSLYEGKGKGGFITYPRTDSIYLEESLAGKAAQTLEKLKVGLPYENKIKFAKTKRVFDSSKVDSHSAIIPTYIVPNKLTSDEEIVYNAIKDRFIANFMPPAEYENTEIHTYVNDHKFLTKGKVLKVKGFLEVYNKEEKDDLLPFVNKDDIVDVVKMDILTKQTTPPKSYTEDTLLKAMKNCGKNISDDDTAVLSGYSIGTSATRAEVLKKIAEVGYVHKKGKSYYITDLGKNLVEIFPLKDLLDVDYTGKLEKSLSDIQRGEFTRSQYLTNIMSFIVNGVETIKNDTNKNISTEVYSYNPKTKRYSKGTFSSDGSKQESLGVCPICKNDVIECSKGYICTNYKECKFGIWNTDKFLLTLKKKPNKTMVKSILKNGFAKVKGLTSKSGNKFDAILKYTKKDNGYFSWDMEFEKKEDSK, encoded by the coding sequence ATGAAACTAATATTAGCAGAAAAACCCTCTGTTGCAAAAACAATAGCATCTTTTTTAGGTGCTAAGACTAAACACGATGGATATTTTGAAGGAAATAACTATATAGTTACTTATGCTGTCGGTCACTTAGTTTCTTTGTATGATGTTAAAGACTATGATAAAGCTTATGCAGGTTCTTGGAAAAGCGAAAACTTTCCTTTTATACCTGATAAATTTAGATTCAAAGTTGATTCATCTAAAACTAAACAATTCAATATAGTTAAATCGCTAATTCATAGAGATGATGTCGATGAAATAATTAACGCTACAGATAACGACCGAGAAGGTGAACTGATAGCTTTTTTAATTTTTCTGACAGCGAAAAATAAAAAGCCAATTAAAAGAATATTAGTTAATGAATGGACTCCTGAAGATATAAAAAGAGGATTATCTAATTTAAAAACAGATGAACAAATGAGAAATTTACAAGCCGCAGGATATACTAGACTTGTAACTGACTGGTTAATTGGAATCAATTTTACATCTATGACTACTTTAAAATATGGTAATGGTAAACTTTTAAATATTGGTAGAGTTATACTTCCAACTGTAAAGTTAGTTTATGATAGAGATATGGAGATATCAAACTTCATTCCAAAAACTTATTTTGAGATAGAAGGTAACTTTAAATGTGATAATGGAAATTATAAAGGTAAATACATTAAAGGAAAAGAGTCTAAATTTGATAGTGTAGATGATGCTAATAAAGTCATCGAAAGTATTACCTCAGATAAAGGAGTTATAAAAGAGAAAAAAGTTTCAAATTCTAAAGAATATGCCCCAAAACTATTTAGTTTAACTTCTCTTCAAGGATATATAACTTCTAAACATTCTAACTTTACTTCTGATAAGGTATTAAAAGTATGTCAATCATTATATGAAGGTAAAGGTAAAGGTGGATTTATAACTTATCCTAGAACCGATTCTATTTACTTAGAAGAAAGTTTAGCTGGAAAAGCTGCTCAGACTTTAGAAAAACTTAAGGTTGGTCTTCCTTATGAAAATAAAATTAAATTTGCTAAAACTAAACGAGTTTTCGACTCTTCAAAAGTAGATAGCCATAGTGCTATAATTCCTACTTATATAGTTCCAAATAAATTAACTTCAGATGAAGAGATTGTCTATAATGCCATAAAGGATAGATTTATAGCAAACTTTATGCCTCCTGCTGAGTATGAAAATACAGAAATACACACATATGTTAATGATCATAAGTTTTTAACAAAAGGAAAGGTTCTTAAGGTAAAAGGATTTTTAGAAGTTTATAATAAAGAAGAAAAAGATGATTTATTACCTTTTGTCAATAAAGATGATATAGTTGATGTTGTTAAAATGGATATATTAACTAAGCAAACTACTCCCCCTAAGTCTTATACTGAGGACACTTTATTAAAAGCTATGAAAAATTGTGGTAAAAATATTTCTGATGATGATACAGCAGTATTATCAGGTTACTCTATAGGTACTTCTGCAACTCGTGCTGAAGTTTTAAAAAAAATAGCTGAAGTTGGATATGTTCATAAGAAAGGTAAATCTTATTATATAACTGATTTAGGTAAAAATTTAGTTGAAATATTTCCTTTAAAAGATTTACTTGATGTTGATTATACTGGTAAACTTGAAAAAAGCCTAAGTGATATTCAAAGAGGAGAATTTACTAGAAGTCAATATTTAACTAATATAATGAGCTTCATAGTAAATGGCGTAGAAACTATCAAAAATGATACTAATAAAAATATTAGTACAGAAGTTTATAGTTATAACCCTAAAACTAAAAGATACTCTAAAGGAACATTCTCTAGTGATGGGTCTAAACAAGAAAGCTTAGGTGTATGCCCTATATGTAAAAATGATGTTATTGAGTGTTCTAAGGGATACATTTGTACTAACTACAAAGAATGTAAGTTTGGAATATGGAATACAGATAAATTTTTATTAACCTTAAAGAAAAAGCCTAATAAAACTATGGTTAAAAGCATTTTAAAAAATGGATTTGCAAAAGTAAAAGGCTTAACTAGTAAAAGTGGAAATAAATTTGATGCAATATTAAAATATACTAAAAAAGATAATGGATATTTCTCTTGGGATATGGAGTTTGAAAAAAAAGAAGACTCAAAATAA
- a CDS encoding C40 family peptidase: MSFKKKNMAAGLISAAIILPTSTGVSFANGNNEGNLQIKSVDHRVVTGNRVNFRKGPGTNYNSIGKLNKGDRVEYLETVGSWIKVKHNSNEGFVHSNYISTSSNTGESNEDTSVKSEKQVTGNRVNFRKGPGTSYSIITSLNKGTKVGYISENNGWAKISYNGNIGYMSTNYLATIDSNSGGNNSESNEDSTVKSERQVTGNRVNFRKGPGTNYSVITSLNKGTKVGYISESNGWAKVNYNGTIGYMSANYIGTINSNPGAGESGTSQGADAVISLAKQQLGKPYVWGAEGPSSFDCSGFTQYVFKNAAGKNLPRVSKEQSKFGQSVNKSNLQKGDLIFFDTDKDGVVNHVGIYMGNNEFIHASSGGKKVIISQLNSYYNSVYTNARRVL; encoded by the coding sequence ATGAGTTTTAAGAAAAAAAATATGGCGGCTGGATTAATATCAGCAGCAATAATACTTCCGACATCAACAGGAGTATCCTTTGCAAATGGAAATAATGAGGGGAATTTACAAATAAAGAGTGTTGATCATAGAGTTGTCACAGGAAATAGAGTGAATTTTAGAAAAGGGCCAGGAACAAATTATAATTCAATAGGAAAATTAAATAAAGGTGACAGGGTTGAATATCTAGAAACGGTAGGATCTTGGATTAAAGTAAAGCACAATTCAAATGAAGGTTTTGTACATAGCAATTACATATCAACTTCTTCTAACACCGGTGAAAGTAATGAAGATACTAGTGTGAAAAGTGAAAAGCAAGTAACAGGAAATAGAGTAAACTTTAGAAAAGGACCAGGGACAAGTTATTCAATAATAACTTCGCTAAATAAAGGAACAAAAGTAGGGTATATATCAGAAAACAATGGATGGGCAAAGATAAGCTACAATGGGAATATAGGATATATGTCAACTAATTACTTGGCAACTATCGATTCAAATAGTGGAGGAAATAATTCTGAAAGTAATGAGGATAGTACTGTAAAAAGTGAAAGGCAAGTAACAGGAAATAGAGTGAATTTTAGAAAAGGACCAGGAACAAATTATTCAGTAATAACTTCGTTAAATAAAGGAACAAAAGTGGGATACATATCAGAAAGTAATGGATGGGCAAAAGTAAATTACAATGGAACAATAGGATATATGTCGGCTAATTATATAGGAACTATTAATTCGAACCCTGGGGCAGGAGAATCTGGAACATCTCAAGGAGCAGATGCAGTTATATCTTTAGCTAAACAACAATTAGGAAAACCGTATGTATGGGGAGCTGAAGGGCCTAGTAGCTTTGATTGTTCAGGATTTACTCAATATGTATTTAAAAATGCAGCAGGAAAAAATTTACCTAGAGTTTCAAAAGAACAAAGTAAATTTGGACAATCTGTGAATAAAAGTAATCTTCAAAAAGGAGATTTAATATTCTTTGACACAGATAAAGATGGAGTAGTAAATCATGTTGGAATATATATGGGGAACAATGAATTTATACATGCTTCATCAGGTGGGAAAAAAGTTATAATATCACAACTAAATAGTTATTATAATTCTGTATATACAAATGCAAGAAGAGTATTATAA